The DNA segment GCCTTCCTGTTCATGAGCTGCACAAACTCTGTCTCTGAGCCGGCTACTGCCTCTGCAAGAGCCACCGCAGCGTCGTTCGCTGATTTCATGAGCGCTGCATACAGGAGGGTCTCAACCGTGACCTTATCGCCTTCTTTGAGCCCTGATTTTGTCGGAGCAGCATTGACTGCGTTGCGGCTGATTGTCACCACATCTTTGAGGTTTACTTTTTCAACAGCGATCAGCGCAGTCATCAGCTTGGTCGTGCTGGCAGGCATAAGCCTCAGCTCCGGATTTTTGGCATAGAGGACCCGTCCGGTCGACGCTTCCATCACAACCGCTGCCCGAGCCTGGATATCCTCGGCGTTGACGGCAGTGATGAGTGACGAGTGAAGAGTGATGAGAAGAAGGGCCACGCCTGTCATCAATGCCTTCACTGATAACCGATTACTCATTACGGATAACTGTCTCATGTTCACCTCAATTTGAGCGTTGCGAGACTGAGCAACGCCAGCATTATTCCGACGATCCAGAACCGGACGATCACTTTGGATTCCGGCCACCCCATCAACTCAAAATGGTGATGGATAGGCGCCATTCTGAATATCCTTTTGCCTGTAAGCTTGAACGATGCAACCTGTGCTATGACAGAAAAAGTCTCTATCACAAAGATCCCGCCGACTACCGCAAGGGCGATCTCATGCTTTGTGATTACCGCAAGCGTGCCGAGCGCTCCACCCAGGCCCAACGAGCCGACATCTCCCATGAAGACATCGGCAGGATACGCATTAAACCAGAGAAACCCAAGCGCAGCGCCTAACATGGCGCCGCAAAATACGGTCAGTTCTCCTGTGCCGGGCAGGAAATAGACACCCAGATACTGCGAGAACTTCGCGTTCCCGGAGATGTAGACCAGCAGCATGTTGGCAAGGGCCGCAATGCCGACCAGGCCGATAGCAAGACCGTCTATGCCGTCTGTAAGATTCACGGCATTTGACGATCCGACGATCACGAGCACGGAAAAGGGGATATAAAACCAGCCGATATCAAAGAACCATTTTTTGAAAAATGGCACGATAAGCTCGGACCGGTACGGGTCGTCCGGATTGGAATAGAGCACCAGACCGATCACCAGTGCGATGCTGATCTGCGCGCCGAACTTATACCAGGCCCTCAGTCCTTTCGGATTTTTTCGGATCACCTTGAGATAATCATCAAGCAGGCCAATTGCGCCGTATCCGATCAGCGAGATGATCATGATCCACATATACTTATTGGAAAGATCTCCCCAGCAAAAGAGTGTCACAAGCATCGCAATGAGGATAATGATCCCGCCCATGGTGGGCGTCCCTGATTTCTTGAGATGTGTCTGGGGACCGTCATTGCGGATCTGCTGGGTTATGCTGATCCTCTTAAGCCACCGTATCATGCACGGCCCTATGACCAGCGATACGACCATCGCG comes from the Nitrospirota bacterium genome and includes:
- a CDS encoding phospho-N-acetylmuramoyl-pentapeptide-transferase, translated to MLYKLLLALQPYFSPLNVFRYITFRTALAVLTAMVVSLVIGPCMIRWLKRISITQQIRNDGPQTHLKKSGTPTMGGIIILIAMLVTLFCWGDLSNKYMWIMIISLIGYGAIGLLDDYLKVIRKNPKGLRAWYKFGAQISIALVIGLVLYSNPDDPYRSELIVPFFKKWFFDIGWFYIPFSVLVIVGSSNAVNLTDGIDGLAIGLVGIAALANMLLVYISGNAKFSQYLGVYFLPGTGELTVFCGAMLGAALGFLWFNAYPADVFMGDVGSLGLGGALGTLAVITKHEIALAVVGGIFVIETFSVIAQVASFKLTGKRIFRMAPIHHHFELMGWPESKVIVRFWIVGIMLALLSLATLKLR